AACAATGACTGGAATATTAGATTGTTCAATGATATATCTTAAATTAAGTGGATTATTAATACCACGCCCCGTTCCGATAGGTGATGCGAGTGGCATAATTGCATGGACGCCTAATGATTCTAAACGTTTCGCTAAAACAACATCACACGAAATATATGGACAGACAATGTATCCTTTATCCAGTAGTAATTCACAAGCTTTGTATGTTTCGATTGGGTCTGGCAATAATGTCTTATCATCACCGATAACTTCTACTTTAATCATATTACATACACCAGCATGATTCGCAATTTCAGCGATACGGACAGCTTCTTCAGCAGTATGTGCACCTGCAGTATTTGGAAAAGTAACAAACTGAGATAAGTCTACATTTGCTAATGGGTTTGGTAAAGATTTGTCATATAAATTCATACGTCTTACCGCGAATGTCAGTACTTCTGTACCTGAAGCTTCTATTGCGTCAGTTTGTGTTTGTTCATTTTCAAATTTACCTGTTCCTAATAATAATCTTGAGTTTAAAGTATATGGTCCTATTTTTAACATTTTATCCGCCTCCAACAAATTCTAATAATTCTAATCGATCTGATTCTCTTACGACAACCTCATTAAATTGTTCTTGCTTAACAAGTGTGTCGTTCCATTCCACAATAATTCTTTCTTGATCCAATTCTAGAGATTCAAGTATTTGTGACAAAGTTAATGTGTCATCAAAATTAAATTCATCTCCATTAATGATGCATTTCATAATATGAACTCCTTTCAGTTTTAAAATGGTTCAACAACGAAGGACGTTGTTGATTACGTATCCAATCCGATACAAGCTCACCAATGATAGGTGATAGTAATATGCCATTACGATAATGACCAGTTACAAGAAATAGTCCGTTATCTATTTCATCCATAATTGGCCATTCGTTAAGTGTAAAAGGTCGAATGCCTGACCACTTATGAATCACTTTACTATTTACTAAAGAAGGGATATAAGTTGTTGCTTCATTGAATAGCCAGTCTTCACCTTTAGCAGTTGTACCTACAGAGAAGTCATCTTTATAACTTGTTGCGCCCACTAAAAATCTGTTGTGATACTTCGGAACAATGTAGCAACCATTAGTCATAAAGAGTGTTTGTTTTAAATCTAACTGAGGTTGCTCTAACAATAATACTTCACCCTTAATTCCGGTGATTTCTGTTGAAATATTATAGTCTTGTAACAATTGATCGCTCCATGCACCAGCGGCAACAATGACTTTTTTAGCAGTTAATGTACCTTTAGATGTTTGAACCCGATAAATATCTTGAACCCGTTCTAATGATGAAACTTCAGTTTGGTAGAAACGGTGTATGTCTTTCTGTTCAATCGATTTCAATAATGCCTTCGTATATTGAGATGCATTGATTTGACCATCTCTTGGAATATAAATGGCATGATTATGATAAGTAATATTGCTGTTAGACAATTGTGCTAATGATTGTTTATCTAATCGGACTACATCTTTATCGTGAGTATTTAAAAAGTTCCATTGCATGTTTAAATTGTCAGTGTCATCTTGAGCAGCGGCCATCTTAATAAGACCTTCTGACTGATAATGAATGTCTATACCAGTTTCTTCATATAATTCATGACTCAATGTCTTAAATTTCCTACGAGATTGCAGTGCGAGTTGGAATAAATCGGTATTCTCAGTGAATTCATTTTGAGCGCCGAGCATGCCACCCGCTTTATAAGAAGCATGTAGCCCAGGAACGTCACGATCAATCACAGCGATAGATAAATCATCATGTTCATGAAGGTCGCGCGCAATGGACATGCCAATTACGCCAGACCCGACGATTAGAACATCATACATAAGCTTGCCACACCTTTCTTAAAGACTTGATTTCTTGTATATTAGCTTTTCTAAAAAATGAAATTGCACAAATACCTTTGAATCCCGGAGGTAAATGTTTGATTGTATGAACATGAATTCCCCCGATAGCATAAATGGGAATATGATGTGCGACTGCTCGTTTGATTTCTTCATTTGATCTAGGGCGCTTACCATCTTTTGAAGCTGTTTCAAAAACATGACCGAAACATACGAAATCTAATCCATGCTTTTGAGCGCGTTGTATACTTTCGCTTGAATGTGTCGACATACTTACAGAAATATGTGGATGTGACTGTTTAAAAGAAAAGGCGTGTTCATCATTTTCACGAAAGTGTATAAATGTTAAATCATATTTTTTAAGCAATGTAATATCGCTATGCACCATTAATTTATCTTTAGGGAATCCATGATGAATTAAGTAGTCTACCGAGATACATAGTGATTCATGATCCATAGGAACACGTAATAACAATAAGTCTATGGATTCGGAAATTTCGATATAATGATTTAAATCTA
The Mammaliicoccus sp. Dog046 genome window above contains:
- the thiS gene encoding sulfur carrier protein ThiS translates to MKCIINGDEFNFDDTLTLSQILESLELDQERIIVEWNDTLVKQEQFNEVVVRESDRLELLEFVGGG
- the thiO gene encoding glycine oxidase ThiO, which encodes MYDVLIVGSGVIGMSIARDLHEHDDLSIAVIDRDVPGLHASYKAGGMLGAQNEFTENTDLFQLALQSRRKFKTLSHELYEETGIDIHYQSEGLIKMAAAQDDTDNLNMQWNFLNTHDKDVVRLDKQSLAQLSNSNITYHNHAIYIPRDGQINASQYTKALLKSIEQKDIHRFYQTEVSSLERVQDIYRVQTSKGTLTAKKVIVAAGAWSDQLLQDYNISTEITGIKGEVLLLEQPQLDLKQTLFMTNGCYIVPKYHNRFLVGATSYKDDFSVGTTAKGEDWLFNEATTYIPSLVNSKVIHKWSGIRPFTLNEWPIMDEIDNGLFLVTGHYRNGILLSPIIGELVSDWIRNQQRPSLLNHFKTERSSYYEMHH
- a CDS encoding thiamine phosphate synthase, which encodes MFIAITPYQVLTEIDLNHYIEISESIDLLLLRVPMDHESLCISVDYLIHHGFPKDKLMVHSDITLLKKYDLTFIHFRENDEHAFSFKQSHPHISVSMSTHSSESIQRAQKHGLDFVCFGHVFETASKDGKRPRSNEEIKRAVAHHIPIYAIGGIHVHTIKHLPPGFKGICAISFFRKANIQEIKSLRKVWQAYV
- a CDS encoding thiazole synthase, whose amino-acid sequence is MLKIGPYTLNSRLLLGTGKFENEQTQTDAIEASGTEVLTFAVRRMNLYDKSLPNPLANVDLSQFVTFPNTAGAHTAEEAVRIAEIANHAGVCNMIKVEVIGDDKTLLPDPIETYKACELLLDKGYIVCPYISCDVVLAKRLESLGVHAIMPLASPIGTGRGINNPLNLRYIIEQSNIPVIVDAGIGSPKDACFAMELGADAILLNTAISNAKDPVKMAKAMKLGIEAGQLSYEAGRIPVKYTAQASSPTEGLGFL